In Hymenobacter gelipurpurascens, one DNA window encodes the following:
- the uxuA gene encoding mannonate dehydratase produces the protein MQHTMRWFGPQDPVSLMTLRQAGCTGVVTALHQLPVGQVWPVEEIRARQQLIEAGNDQYSPLQWAVVESLPVHEAIKKGLPARTQYIEAYKESLRNLAACGIRTVCYNFMPMLDWSRTSLNYEMPDGSRALRFVWQDFAVFDLYILKRPGAENDYEPEVAAAAQEQLAAMSPEDVATLTNTVLLGLPGSEEAFELAGFQSLLDEYANISPDTLRENLYFFLREVGPVAEEVGIGLCIHPDDPPFPLLGLPRVVSTEADLLGLIQAYDSPANGITFCTGSLGVRPDNDLPGIVRRLGHRIHFVHLRATKREDNPRNFHEADHLTGDVDMYAVVRELVREEIRRSQENSISFQLPMRPDHGHQMLDDLEKRTYPGYSAIGRLRGLAELRGLELGIRRSLEEQASADLTTSTAHHFAQ, from the coding sequence ATGCAGCATACCATGCGTTGGTTCGGGCCTCAAGACCCGGTTTCTTTAATGACTCTGCGGCAAGCCGGGTGCACCGGCGTCGTTACGGCGCTGCACCAGTTGCCCGTAGGCCAGGTGTGGCCCGTGGAAGAAATCCGAGCTCGACAGCAACTGATTGAAGCCGGTAACGACCAGTATTCGCCGTTGCAGTGGGCGGTAGTAGAAAGCCTGCCAGTGCACGAGGCTATCAAGAAAGGGCTGCCCGCACGCACTCAGTATATAGAGGCCTATAAGGAGTCGTTACGCAATCTGGCGGCCTGCGGCATCCGCACGGTGTGCTACAACTTCATGCCCATGCTGGATTGGTCGCGCACCAGTCTTAACTACGAGATGCCTGACGGTTCGCGGGCTCTGCGCTTTGTGTGGCAGGACTTCGCTGTGTTCGACTTATACATTCTCAAGCGCCCCGGCGCCGAAAACGATTACGAGCCCGAAGTTGCCGCCGCCGCCCAGGAGCAGCTGGCCGCTATGTCGCCCGAAGACGTAGCCACGCTGACCAACACGGTGCTGTTAGGCCTGCCCGGCTCTGAGGAAGCCTTTGAGCTGGCGGGCTTCCAAAGCTTACTAGATGAATACGCCAACATCTCGCCCGATACGCTGCGCGAAAACCTGTACTTCTTCCTGCGGGAGGTGGGCCCGGTGGCTGAGGAAGTAGGCATCGGCCTCTGCATTCACCCCGATGACCCACCGTTTCCGCTGCTTGGCCTGCCCCGCGTGGTGAGCACCGAAGCGGACCTGCTAGGCCTGATACAGGCCTACGACTCGCCCGCCAATGGCATCACCTTCTGCACTGGCTCCCTGGGCGTGCGGCCCGATAACGATCTGCCCGGTATCGTGCGGCGCCTGGGGCACCGCATTCATTTCGTGCACCTGCGCGCCACCAAGCGCGAGGACAACCCCCGCAACTTCCATGAGGCTGACCACCTCACCGGCGACGTGGACATGTACGCCGTGGTGCGTGAGTTGGTGCGCGAGGAAATCCGCCGCAGTCAGGAGAACAGCATCAGTTTCCAGCTGCCCATGCGCCCCGACCACGGCCACCAGATGCTCGACGACCTCGAAAAACGCACCTACCCCGGCTACTCGGCCATCGGGCGACTGCGGGGCTTGGCCGAGTTGCGCGGCTTGGAACTGGGTATCCGCCGCAGCCTTGAGGAGCAGGCTTCCGCTGATCTGACGACCTCCACTGCTCACCATTTCGCTCAATAA
- a CDS encoding alpha-glucuronidase family glycosyl hydrolase codes for MSFRSLFFFVLFCTLAHRGLADDGYRLWLKYDQVRDAGQRKAYQKQANFIAVPSGSPVLQAAGRELQNGLQGLLGQSVPMVGEGKGSKGGIVLSVAANPELGQEGYRVSTQGGNVVVMGATDKGVLYGAFALLRHLQTGQSISAVNLNSKPRIEYRFLNHWDNPNGTVERGYAGSSIWKWQELPEVIDPRYQDYARANASIGINGVVFNNVNASARFLTAEYLQKVAALANVMRPYGIRVYMSVLWAAPKVIGGLQTSDPLDPQVRRWWTAKTDEIYKVIPDFGGFLVKANSEGEPGPQDYGRNHADGANMLAEALGQHDGIVIWRAFVYKANSNGDRFKEAFQEFQPLDGKFAKKVLVQVKNGPIDFQAREPFHPLFGAMPKTPLVLEVQLTQEYLGFATHLVYLAPLIKECLEADTYAKGPGSTVAKVVDGTIDNHAISGIAGVANIGSDRNWTGHPVSQANWYSYGRLAWDHTLTSQALAEEWTKMTLTQEPKAVSTITDLLTKSRDIYVRYTTPLGLHHIMGQSIHYGPEPWLEKSARPDWTSIYYHKADAVGLGFNRTATGSNALGLYAPQVQKQWGDPATCPPNYLLWFHHVPWTQTLSTGQTLWNELTTRYYTGADSVLWMQQQWAQVQPALDAELHADVASRLRIQYREALWWRDACVLYFQQYAKQPLPPTLTPPSRPLAEIKQLVDIYQLR; via the coding sequence ATGTCTTTCCGCTCGCTATTCTTCTTCGTACTGTTCTGCACCCTGGCGCATCGCGGCCTTGCTGATGATGGCTACCGGCTGTGGCTGAAGTACGACCAGGTGCGCGATGCCGGGCAGCGGAAAGCGTATCAGAAACAGGCTAATTTCATTGCTGTGCCTAGTGGTTCGCCTGTACTCCAGGCCGCCGGGCGGGAGCTGCAGAACGGCCTACAGGGCCTGCTAGGCCAGTCGGTGCCGATGGTGGGAGAGGGGAAAGGCAGTAAAGGAGGCATTGTGCTGTCGGTAGCAGCCAACCCCGAGCTAGGCCAGGAAGGCTACCGCGTGAGCACGCAAGGCGGCAATGTAGTTGTGATGGGCGCTACAGATAAAGGTGTGCTGTACGGCGCATTTGCACTGCTGCGCCACCTGCAAACCGGACAGTCCATTTCAGCTGTCAATCTCAACAGCAAGCCGCGAATTGAGTACCGCTTTCTCAACCACTGGGACAACCCCAATGGTACCGTGGAGCGTGGCTACGCGGGCTCCTCTATCTGGAAGTGGCAGGAACTGCCCGAAGTGATTGATCCGCGCTACCAGGATTATGCCCGCGCCAATGCCTCTATCGGTATTAATGGCGTGGTATTCAACAACGTAAACGCCAGTGCCCGCTTTCTGACAGCTGAATATCTGCAGAAGGTAGCGGCCCTAGCCAACGTGATGCGACCTTATGGGATTAGGGTGTATATGTCGGTGCTGTGGGCGGCACCCAAGGTGATTGGAGGGCTGCAAACCTCTGATCCCTTGGACCCCCAGGTGCGCCGCTGGTGGACCGCTAAAACCGACGAGATATACAAAGTCATTCCAGACTTCGGCGGCTTTCTGGTGAAGGCCAACTCCGAAGGCGAGCCCGGCCCCCAGGACTACGGCCGCAACCACGCCGACGGCGCCAATATGTTGGCCGAAGCCCTAGGCCAGCACGATGGTATTGTGATATGGCGCGCCTTCGTGTACAAAGCCAACTCCAACGGCGACCGGTTCAAGGAGGCCTTCCAGGAGTTTCAGCCCCTAGATGGCAAGTTTGCCAAGAAGGTGCTAGTGCAGGTGAAAAACGGCCCCATCGACTTTCAGGCCCGCGAGCCATTTCACCCGCTGTTCGGGGCCATGCCCAAAACGCCATTGGTGCTAGAAGTGCAGCTCACGCAGGAGTACCTTGGGTTTGCTACGCACCTCGTGTACCTGGCGCCGCTTATAAAAGAGTGCCTGGAGGCTGACACCTACGCAAAAGGTCCCGGTTCAACAGTGGCTAAAGTAGTAGATGGCACAATCGATAATCATGCTATCAGCGGCATTGCAGGCGTGGCCAACATCGGCTCCGACCGCAACTGGACCGGCCACCCCGTAAGCCAGGCCAACTGGTACTCCTACGGCCGTCTGGCTTGGGACCATACGCTCACCTCGCAGGCGCTGGCCGAAGAGTGGACGAAAATGACGCTGACTCAGGAGCCAAAAGCAGTAAGCACTATCACAGACCTGCTCACAAAATCGCGCGACATTTATGTGCGCTATACCACGCCGCTAGGCCTGCACCACATCATGGGCCAGAGCATCCACTACGGCCCCGAGCCCTGGCTGGAAAAAAGCGCCCGTCCCGACTGGACCTCCATCTACTACCACAAAGCCGACGCCGTAGGTCTGGGCTTTAACCGAACCGCTACTGGTAGCAACGCGCTAGGCCTGTATGCGCCGCAAGTACAGAAGCAGTGGGGTGACCCCGCCACTTGCCCGCCCAATTACCTCCTGTGGTTCCACCACGTGCCTTGGACCCAAACGCTCAGCACCGGCCAAACCCTCTGGAACGAACTGACGACCCGCTACTACACCGGCGCCGACTCGGTGCTCTGGATGCAGCAGCAATGGGCCCAGGTGCAGCCCGCCCTAGATGCTGAGCTGCACGCCGATGTAGCCTCCCGCCTACGCATTCAGTACCGCGAGGCCCTGTGGTGGCGCGATGCCTGTGTGCTCTACTTCCAGCAGTACGCCAAGCAGCCGCTGCCGCCCACGCTCACGCCGCCCTCACGCCCGCTGGCTGAAATCAAACAGCTGGTCGATATCTACCAGCTCCGCTAA
- a CDS encoding SDR family NAD(P)-dependent oxidoreductase produces the protein MENLNPVLSTLTHASGQPNPFSLEGRLALITGGGTGIGLEIARCMAVAGATVIITGRRESVLQEAVAELGPSAHYLTNDVCDLASLDGLVDHIEATYGELDIVVNNAGINMKKPALEVTDEDFSRIIHTNLNSVFALTRACAKRMVPRKRGVILMISSMAAYYGIDRVVAYAASKSAVEGMVKVLASEFSKDNVRVNAIAPGFIETEMSRTAMNSDPDRRDRAMRRTPMGKFGQPEDIGHAAVFLASDAARYITGASLPVDGGNSIGF, from the coding sequence ATGGAAAACCTGAACCCCGTTCTCTCTACTCTTACGCACGCCAGCGGCCAGCCAAACCCGTTTTCGCTGGAAGGTCGCCTAGCCCTTATTACCGGCGGCGGCACCGGCATCGGCCTGGAAATAGCGCGTTGCATGGCAGTGGCTGGCGCAACCGTCATTATTACGGGCCGCCGCGAGAGTGTGCTGCAGGAGGCAGTGGCAGAACTCGGCCCCTCGGCCCATTACCTCACCAACGATGTCTGCGACCTGGCTTCACTTGATGGCCTGGTAGATCATATTGAAGCTACCTATGGCGAACTGGATATTGTGGTGAACAACGCCGGCATAAACATGAAAAAGCCTGCGCTGGAAGTAACCGATGAAGATTTCAGCCGCATCATTCACACCAACCTCAACTCAGTGTTTGCACTCACCCGGGCCTGTGCCAAACGCATGGTGCCCCGCAAGCGCGGTGTAATTCTGATGATTTCCTCCATGGCCGCCTACTACGGCATTGACCGGGTAGTGGCCTACGCGGCTTCCAAATCGGCAGTGGAGGGCATGGTGAAGGTGCTGGCCTCCGAATTCTCCAAAGACAATGTGCGCGTGAATGCCATTGCTCCCGGCTTCATCGAAACAGAGATGAGCCGCACCGCCATGAACTCCGACCCCGACCGCCGCGACCGGGCCATGCGCCGCACGCCCATGGGCAAGTTCGGCCAGCCCGAGGATATTGGCCACGCCGCCGTGTTCCTCGCTTCTGATGCGGCGCGCTACATCACCGGGGCTTCCCTACCCGTGGATGGCGGCAACTCCATCGGCTTCTAA
- a CDS encoding SusC/RagA family TonB-linked outer membrane protein, protein MHFPLRKTALGLSWPLLAATGLSMAGGLLAPSAVQAQATAQSVSGRVVGTDGAGLPGVNVVVKGSTTGTVTNDEGQFTVAAPAGSTLVFSFIGFTPKEVAVGNQSTLNVTLGEDAKALDEVVVVGYGVQRAEAVTGSVASIGGEALREVPSANISQALQGRLPGVQFSQSSSQPGASTQIRIRGTRSLSASNDPLVVLDGIPFPGSIGDINPNDIQSVDILKDASATAIYGSRGANGVVLITTKKGKAGQKPQITYDGFVGAKTLFAKYPMMDGPEFVALRKAAGIYTNALDEADDVNTDWQDLLYRTGIQSNHNLGVSGGTENGRYNFNAGYYQEEGVIPTQQYTRYSIRGTLDQGVGKYIRLGFTTNNTYSLSEGSNVGIYGILNSSPIANPYNPDGTLKRTIRMPLDEQWVYTRKIVEDLSDRWLSETKALATYNTIFAEAKIPGVEGLKYRVNLGVNYRQSQGGSYTGQGITAVNPTTPSTASVSNQVTTDWTVENILSYDRTFAEKHNINAIALYSASQNNFNQSRIAARDIPSDAFQYYNLGLAAGEITVSPGDQQYRKYGLLSYMGRVMYSYDDRYLLSATVRSDGASVLAEGHKWNTYPAVSVGWNIAKESFMQDITAINMLKLRAGYGITSNQSIAPYATLGRLTTRPYNFGPTNYQTGLFVSQLPNPLLGWEYSKTYNYGLDFAVLKNRLSGTIEYYVTNTEDILLGLPLPPTSGVDSYTANIGATQNKGVELSLNGVILENVNGWTWEAGFNLYANRNKITSLAGEQQRDEGNWWFVGKPINVIYDYEKIGLWQEEDPYRNIFEPGGNAGMIKVKYTGDYNADGTPTRAIGPQDRQILDVNPNFLGGFNTRVAYKGFDLSAVGAFQNGGIVNSTLYGSSGYLNLMNGRRGNVKVDYWTPENTDAKYPKPGGLTSGDNPKYGSTLGYFDASYLKVRTISLGYNFESNAWLKNAGVSRLRLYATAQNPFVFFSPYKKESGMDPETNSYADQNVAVANGPARLLTIGTNAPATRTYLLGLNLTF, encoded by the coding sequence ATGCACTTCCCTTTACGCAAGACGGCTTTGGGCCTAAGCTGGCCGCTACTGGCCGCAACCGGGCTCTCCATGGCTGGCGGTCTGCTGGCCCCCTCTGCGGTGCAGGCCCAGGCCACCGCACAATCAGTTTCCGGCCGCGTTGTTGGCACGGATGGTGCCGGGCTGCCCGGCGTAAACGTGGTCGTGAAAGGCTCTACCACGGGTACTGTAACAAATGACGAAGGTCAGTTTACAGTGGCGGCTCCGGCTGGCTCTACCCTGGTGTTCTCATTCATAGGGTTTACTCCAAAGGAAGTTGCCGTTGGCAACCAGTCAACGCTTAATGTAACGTTGGGTGAAGATGCCAAGGCCTTGGATGAGGTAGTGGTAGTAGGCTACGGTGTACAGCGAGCAGAAGCGGTGACTGGTTCAGTTGCTTCTATCGGGGGGGAGGCCTTGCGTGAAGTACCGTCTGCTAACATCTCACAGGCCTTGCAAGGCCGTTTGCCAGGCGTGCAGTTTTCGCAATCATCCTCCCAGCCAGGCGCCAGCACGCAAATCCGGATACGCGGCACCCGTTCACTTTCTGCCAGTAATGATCCATTGGTAGTTTTGGACGGTATTCCTTTCCCCGGATCAATTGGTGATATTAACCCCAACGACATTCAGAGTGTAGACATACTGAAAGATGCGTCTGCAACAGCTATTTACGGGTCGCGTGGAGCGAATGGAGTTGTCCTGATAACCACTAAAAAGGGTAAAGCAGGTCAAAAACCGCAAATAACGTATGATGGGTTTGTTGGCGCAAAAACACTTTTCGCCAAATACCCCATGATGGACGGGCCTGAATTTGTTGCGCTACGCAAAGCGGCGGGTATATATACCAATGCTTTAGATGAAGCCGATGATGTGAATACCGATTGGCAGGACTTGTTGTACAGAACCGGTATCCAATCAAACCACAACTTAGGTGTTTCCGGCGGTACTGAAAACGGGCGTTATAATTTCAACGCGGGTTACTATCAGGAAGAAGGCGTAATTCCTACCCAGCAGTACACCCGTTATTCTATTCGCGGTACCCTTGACCAAGGAGTTGGTAAGTATATCCGATTAGGGTTTACCACAAACAACACCTACAGCTTGTCCGAGGGGTCTAATGTAGGCATATATGGTATCCTGAATTCATCACCAATTGCTAATCCTTACAATCCGGATGGTACTCTGAAAAGGACCATCAGAATGCCCTTGGATGAGCAGTGGGTGTATACCAGAAAGATTGTAGAAGACTTGAGCGACCGGTGGTTAAGTGAAACCAAAGCGCTGGCCACGTACAACACCATATTCGCGGAAGCTAAAATTCCTGGTGTTGAGGGCTTAAAGTATCGAGTTAACCTGGGCGTAAACTATCGGCAGAGCCAAGGTGGTTCTTACACAGGGCAGGGTATTACCGCTGTTAACCCCACTACACCATCAACGGCATCTGTTAGCAATCAGGTTACTACAGACTGGACAGTTGAAAACATATTGTCCTATGATCGCACGTTTGCTGAGAAGCATAACATAAATGCTATAGCCCTATACTCTGCCTCCCAAAACAATTTCAACCAGTCTCGGATTGCAGCCCGGGATATCCCTTCAGACGCCTTCCAGTACTATAACCTGGGTTTGGCCGCAGGCGAAATCACCGTATCTCCTGGTGACCAACAGTACCGGAAATATGGTCTGCTGTCCTACATGGGACGCGTAATGTACTCCTATGATGACCGGTATTTGTTATCCGCTACTGTTCGCTCAGATGGTGCCTCAGTACTGGCCGAAGGACATAAGTGGAATACGTACCCTGCTGTGTCGGTAGGCTGGAATATAGCCAAAGAGTCCTTTATGCAGGATATCACGGCTATAAACATGCTGAAACTGCGAGCTGGCTATGGTATAACGTCAAACCAGTCTATTGCCCCATATGCTACGCTAGGCCGCTTAACTACCCGGCCTTACAACTTCGGCCCTACCAATTACCAGACGGGTCTATTCGTAAGCCAATTGCCAAACCCTCTCTTGGGTTGGGAGTACTCCAAAACTTATAACTACGGGTTGGACTTCGCTGTCCTGAAAAACCGTCTTTCTGGTACTATTGAGTATTACGTCACCAACACCGAGGATATTCTGCTTGGTTTGCCATTGCCTCCTACTTCTGGCGTGGATAGCTATACTGCCAATATTGGAGCTACTCAAAACAAAGGGGTAGAGCTTTCCTTAAATGGAGTGATATTGGAAAATGTCAACGGCTGGACTTGGGAGGCTGGGTTCAACCTATATGCTAACCGTAACAAGATTACGTCACTGGCCGGTGAACAGCAGAGAGATGAAGGAAACTGGTGGTTTGTTGGCAAGCCTATCAACGTAATATATGATTACGAAAAAATAGGCTTGTGGCAAGAAGAAGACCCCTACAGGAATATTTTTGAGCCAGGTGGAAATGCGGGTATGATCAAGGTGAAATACACCGGCGATTATAATGCAGATGGTACCCCTACCAGAGCCATTGGCCCACAAGACCGTCAGATTCTGGACGTAAACCCGAACTTTCTTGGCGGTTTCAATACCCGGGTGGCCTATAAAGGATTTGATTTAAGTGCCGTTGGTGCCTTCCAAAACGGCGGTATCGTTAACAGCACCCTGTATGGCTCATCGGGCTATCTTAACCTGATGAACGGTCGTCGGGGTAATGTGAAAGTAGATTACTGGACTCCCGAGAATACGGACGCCAAGTACCCCAAACCAGGTGGTCTCACGAGCGGCGACAACCCAAAGTATGGCAGCACGCTGGGGTATTTTGATGCCTCTTACCTGAAGGTGCGTACCATTTCGCTGGGCTATAACTTTGAGAGCAACGCGTGGCTGAAAAACGCCGGAGTTAGCCGACTACGGCTGTACGCGACAGCCCAGAACCCCTTTGTATTCTTTTCTCCTTACAAAAAAGAGTCGGGAATGGACCCCGAAACCAACTCGTACGCCGACCAGAACGTGGCAGTCGCTAATGGTCCGGCCCGTCTGTTGACAATAGGCACTAATGCACCTGCAACCCGGACCTACCTATTGGGTCTGAACCTTACCTTCTAA
- a CDS encoding RagB/SusD family nutrient uptake outer membrane protein produces the protein MRYIFGDAYFYNTTLTGTDEVTYGRDADENFLAMDFSGRAALNSNNSRADRLWTAAFPNINTASGVIKNATAVGTISPALVAEARFFRAFDYFMLVQTFGGVPLDLGAGELEFNTNAIRTSVRNTVPEVYTKAVFPDLLQAITDLPATPRVIGGATKTLARLYLAKAYLTYAWWLENPNNIPTYPAAQRVDPAGKNAQYYYQQAYDVAIAGIENPGPFRLQPTYYDVHLATNDRNAEMMLYADHTESSELYNGGSLTFGSGGAPDNFAGWMMTWNYTNIRSATNPNGTGAVSSVQREAVQQLGRPWNRMAPTINALENTFADKTNDSRYDGTFTTVYRGNWPKGGVAAATLYNANNLPVTPGQPILTFLNEEPTTAITYPSGAGTSNIGAGTQPGRADYVVSLRGVSRIVYPGLWKLGPYRTDNGTGLGQPNAGSTRPFNIAKFSELYFVAAEAVVKGATPKAGQGARELINVIRARAGKWRFDNNGNVAKPQDNSTAMVEATPATIDINYILAERSREYYGEGYRWYDLVRTQKWTELASTYRIGGTNYGDHTPLTVTRTIQPYHYLRPIPQVQLDRLDVSADVKASYQNPGYN, from the coding sequence TTGCGCTATATCTTCGGTGACGCTTACTTCTATAACACCACCCTCACGGGAACAGACGAAGTAACCTACGGTAGAGATGCTGACGAGAACTTCCTAGCCATGGACTTCTCAGGCAGAGCGGCTCTTAATTCCAATAACAGCCGGGCCGATAGATTGTGGACAGCTGCTTTTCCTAATATCAACACAGCTAGTGGTGTTATCAAGAATGCTACTGCAGTAGGAACCATTTCCCCAGCCCTTGTTGCCGAAGCAAGATTTTTCCGCGCCTTCGATTACTTCATGCTGGTCCAAACCTTTGGCGGGGTACCACTAGATTTGGGTGCGGGAGAACTGGAGTTCAATACCAATGCTATTAGAACCTCGGTCCGTAATACGGTACCTGAAGTTTATACCAAAGCGGTTTTTCCTGATCTGCTGCAAGCCATTACTGATTTGCCAGCGACTCCACGGGTAATAGGGGGCGCAACTAAAACGCTTGCCCGCCTTTATCTGGCGAAAGCCTACCTAACCTATGCCTGGTGGCTTGAAAACCCCAACAATATTCCAACCTATCCAGCAGCTCAGCGAGTAGATCCTGCAGGTAAGAACGCCCAGTATTATTATCAGCAGGCGTATGATGTAGCCATCGCCGGTATTGAGAACCCAGGGCCCTTCCGTTTGCAGCCAACGTACTATGATGTACACTTGGCAACAAATGACCGCAATGCCGAGATGATGCTGTACGCTGACCATACGGAGAGCAGCGAGCTTTATAATGGAGGTAGTCTTACCTTTGGTAGTGGTGGTGCCCCTGACAACTTTGCCGGTTGGATGATGACCTGGAACTATACCAACATCAGAAGCGCCACTAATCCGAATGGAACGGGTGCTGTATCTTCTGTGCAGCGGGAAGCAGTTCAGCAGTTAGGCCGCCCCTGGAACCGTATGGCCCCTACCATTAATGCCCTTGAGAACACCTTTGCTGACAAGACAAATGACTCTCGCTACGATGGTACCTTCACCACAGTTTATCGTGGTAACTGGCCTAAAGGAGGAGTAGCTGCAGCAACCTTGTATAATGCCAACAATCTACCGGTGACCCCAGGTCAGCCAATCCTGACTTTCTTGAACGAAGAACCGACTACGGCTATTACGTATCCTAGCGGAGCAGGGACAAGTAACATTGGAGCCGGAACGCAGCCCGGCAGAGCAGATTACGTGGTTTCGCTGCGTGGTGTTAGCCGCATTGTTTATCCCGGCCTTTGGAAGCTTGGCCCTTACCGTACCGACAATGGTACTGGCCTAGGACAGCCTAACGCCGGCAGCACCCGTCCGTTTAACATTGCCAAATTCTCCGAACTGTACTTTGTAGCGGCAGAAGCAGTTGTAAAAGGAGCAACTCCTAAAGCTGGTCAAGGTGCCAGAGAATTAATTAACGTTATTCGCGCTCGGGCTGGTAAGTGGCGGTTTGACAATAACGGAAACGTGGCCAAACCGCAGGATAACAGTACTGCTATGGTTGAGGCTACTCCGGCTACTATAGACATCAACTACATTCTGGCAGAACGTTCGCGCGAATACTATGGTGAAGGCTACCGCTGGTATGATTTGGTTCGTACCCAGAAATGGACAGAGCTGGCTTCTACCTACCGTATCGGGGGAACCAACTACGGAGATCATACGCCTCTAACAGTTACGCGCACCATTCAGCCGTATCACTACCTGCGTCCTATTCCGCAGGTTCAACTTGACCGTCTGGATGTGTCCGCAGATGTAAAAGCTTCTTATCAAAACCCAGGCTATAACTAG